The window ATTGGGTATCCCCGTTTGTTTGGCAGAATGGACCATGGGAAGGATGGGTGGAAAACACGGTCATAGCACTCCTTTTATATTCCGTGAATACCTAAAAGGATTTCCATTACGATTATCAGGAACCATCGGTGTGATGATTTACGTATATTATGTTTTCATTGAATCCTGGTGTTTGGCATATGCTTATTATTTTTTAACTGGCCAAATGTCATTATCTGCGACCACACAAGCTGGTATGACAAAAGAAGCTTCTACATTTTTTATGAACCTGACGGGAGCATCAGAGAATGGATCTAGTTTTCATTCCCCAATCATTGTCTTTTTTCTGATTTGTGTCTTATTTAATTTTTTTTTAGTGTATCGGGGATTATCCAAAGGTTTGGAAGCATTTGCAAAAATTGCAATGCCATTGATGGGGATATGTGCAACCATCATTTTAATTCGAGTCCTTACCATCCCTGGGATTGAAAAAGGGCTTGCTGTGATGTGGAATCCAGATTGGTCCAAATTAACCGAACCAAAAGTTTGGATCAGTGCTGCAGGCCAGATTTTTTTCTCTTTATCAACAGGATTTGGAATTGCTCTCGTGTTTTCTAGTTTTCTGAAGAAAAAAGATGATGTTGTTTTATCAAGTTTGTCGTCTGCTTCGATCAATGAATTCGCAGAAGTTGTGTTTGGTGGAATGATTACCATCCCAGTTGCTTTTTTATTCTTAGGAATGCAAGTAACATCCTTTGGGACTTTTGGGATGGGATTCATTGCCTTACCCTCTGTTTTTGGAATGATGCCTGGTGGGGATTTTTTTGGTGGTCTTTGGTTTCTTGTACTTTTCCTAGCTGCCATCACCTCTTCTGTCACTATGTTACAGCCAGGGATATTATTTCTAGAAGAAGGATTTCGAATGGGAAGGCGTAAGTCCTCATTGATGCTGTTTCTATTTACATTTGTATTATGTTTACCGATTATTTACTTTAACAAAGATTTTGCGGCGCTTGATATCGCCGATTTTTATATTGGAACGATTATGATTTATATTTTGGCTTCCATTCAAATATTTGTCTATGTCTTTAAGATAGGTGTGGATAGAGGAGAAAAAGAGGCGAATGAGGGAAGCTTGATCCCTTTCCCGAAACCGATTAAATTTGTTTTAAAATACATCACTCCTTGGTTTTTATTTTTTATTTTTGTATCCTTTTGTTATATGAATTTGCCTGAATATTTAGATAAAATGAACCCCGAAGTGATGGGACTTCTTGCTGAAAATAAAGGCCAAAATGTTGAGGATGCCAAAACAAAAGCTGTGATTGCCAGATCCGTTGTGATTGGACTTTTACTCATCTACGGTTTTATATATTTTTTGGTCTCAAAAGCATTAGAACATAAAAAAGATAAGGTACTCACTTAAATGACGACACAAGCTGAACTCAATTGGCAAGGAATCCTGATTATGACTGTTTCTTTGGTTTCTGTGATTAGTTTAACTGTTGTCTGTGTGATCCTTCTTTTTAGAAACAGGCATTAGAATTTGGACGTTTCATCTGTTTTTACCAAACAACTTCCAAAACTTTGGAAAGACTATGAAGTCAGAAAAGAACAAATGGAGATGTCTCAGGCAATCGAGTCTGCATTTCAAACTGGTTCCAATTGGGTGATTGAAGCAGGTACTGGGGTCGGTAAGTCGCTTGCCTACCTTATTCCAAGTGCCCTTTTTTCGCTCGAAAATGAATGTACCGTTGTTGTTTCCACGGAAACAAAATCATTACAAGACCAACTTCTTTATAAGGATATCCCTCTTGTTTCTGAGGCTTTAGGGGTTCCCATCAATGCAATGGTTGCACTTGGTGCAAACAATTACCTTTGCAAACGAAAATACAACCGAGTCATGGAACGAGGTGATTTTGGTCCAGAAATGGAATCGTCACTCCCCTATTTTGTCAATTGGGAGAAACAAACGGAAAGTGGGATTCGGGCTGAATACGATGGCTTTTTGTCTAATTCGTTTTGGTCTTCTGTCGCTCGTGAGTCTGACAACTGTTTGGGGAGAAATTGTCCTAATTTTAGTTCCTCGTATTATTTTTTAGAAAAGGATAAATGGAAAAAAGCAAATATCTTAATTGTAAACCATCACTTACTTGCAAGTCATTTGGCAGGTGATTTTAAGCTTTTACCTCCTTTTTCGCAACTCGTCATTGATGAAGCACATGTTTTTCCAGAAATCGTTGGCAAAGCTTTTGGATCAGAAATTCGTTATGAATTTATTTTGAATTTGCTCCATTACCTTTATTTTCCAGAAAAACGTACTGGATTGGTTTTGAAATTAAAGTCGAATGAAAAAATCATCAAACAAATAGAAGCAAGCATTAGTTATGCGAATGATTTATTTCGGATGCTTTTGTCTGCTATTCCTTTACAATTCAATCAATTTTCTAGCCGGCATACGGAACGAATCAAACTGGATAATGGTGCTTTAGAAGATACATTGGCTGACCTTTCTTCAACCTTAGAAGGACTATTATCGAAGTATAAAAAAGATAGTGACGATATGGAAGAAAAAGAGTTGGCTTTGGGTCTGGAGATGGTGGCTGGAAATTTAAAGAAGGTTTCTTCTTTCCTCACTGACTTTCGATTAAAAACAAATCCAAATTTAGTGTTTTGGATTGAACCTCCACCGCAGATGGCAAAAGATCCGTTCTACTATTTGTTTTCCCAACCAAAAAATACAGATGAAATACTAGCAAATACTCTTTTTCCCAATATGGATTCCGTTGTCTTAACCTCTGCTACACTGTCACCTACAGCGGGAAACTTTCAATATTTTTTAAAAGAGGTGGGCACAAGTGAAGTCAAAACAAAAACCCTCAATTCTCCTTTTCAATACCAGACTCATTCGCTTCTTTTTGTACCCAAACAAATTGCCGATCCTGTTTCTGATCCGAAACGAAACAAAATTGACCTTTCCTATTGGATCACTCGGCTATTGAAACTTTCAGAGGGAGACGCCTTTGTATTGTTTACCTCGAATAAATTACTTTCAGAATTATATGAAGAGATTCGAAATTTAGTCCCCTATCCTATTTTTGCCCAAACGGAAATGGGGCCTATTGCCGCCAAACGTGAGTTCCTCGCAAACAAAAATAGTGTACTTTTTGGTGTATCAAGTTTCTGGCAGGGTGTGGATATCAAGGGTGATAAACTTAGAAATGTGATTGTGACAAAACTTCCTTTCCAAGTTCCAACAGAACCTGTTCTCCAAGCAAAAATGGAAGATATGGAGAAAAAGGGAAAAAGTCCCTTTTGGGAAATGCAAGTTCCAAAAACATGTTTGTTACTCAGACAAGGATTTGGAAGACTCATCCGCTCCCAATCCGACACGGGGATGGTGAGTATCCTCGATCCACGGATTCATACAAAATCCTATGGAAAAAACGTCTTGCAAAGTTTACCGAAAGGAGTTCCGCTCATTACGGAATTTAATGATTTAGAAAGAAAATTCCATTTATTGCCGAAGTGATTAGTATGAAGCGAACATTTATTTTGATCTTTTTCTGTTTTGGAATCACAACATTTGCGAAACCCATTGAAGATAAAGATATCTATTCGTCGGTTGTGAATTGGACAGAACAAGTCATTGTCTCTAGTGTCAAAGAAACCATTCCGAAAATTGT of the Leptospira biflexa serovar Patoc strain 'Patoc 1 (Paris)' genome contains:
- a CDS encoding sodium-dependent transporter, which produces MKERQAEHQEGWASRVGLILAVASGAIGLGNFLRFPGQAAQNGGGAFMVPYIISFLILGIPVCLAEWTMGRMGGKHGHSTPFIFREYLKGFPLRLSGTIGVMIYVYYVFIESWCLAYAYYFLTGQMSLSATTQAGMTKEASTFFMNLTGASENGSSFHSPIIVFFLICVLFNFFLVYRGLSKGLEAFAKIAMPLMGICATIILIRVLTIPGIEKGLAVMWNPDWSKLTEPKVWISAAGQIFFSLSTGFGIALVFSSFLKKKDDVVLSSLSSASINEFAEVVFGGMITIPVAFLFLGMQVTSFGTFGMGFIALPSVFGMMPGGDFFGGLWFLVLFLAAITSSVTMLQPGILFLEEGFRMGRRKSSLMLFLFTFVLCLPIIYFNKDFAALDIADFYIGTIMIYILASIQIFVYVFKIGVDRGEKEANEGSLIPFPKPIKFVLKYITPWFLFFIFVSFCYMNLPEYLDKMNPEVMGLLAENKGQNVEDAKTKAVIARSVVIGLLLIYGFIYFLVSKALEHKKDKVLT
- a CDS encoding ATP-dependent DNA helicase, with the translated sequence MDVSSVFTKQLPKLWKDYEVRKEQMEMSQAIESAFQTGSNWVIEAGTGVGKSLAYLIPSALFSLENECTVVVSTETKSLQDQLLYKDIPLVSEALGVPINAMVALGANNYLCKRKYNRVMERGDFGPEMESSLPYFVNWEKQTESGIRAEYDGFLSNSFWSSVARESDNCLGRNCPNFSSSYYFLEKDKWKKANILIVNHHLLASHLAGDFKLLPPFSQLVIDEAHVFPEIVGKAFGSEIRYEFILNLLHYLYFPEKRTGLVLKLKSNEKIIKQIEASISYANDLFRMLLSAIPLQFNQFSSRHTERIKLDNGALEDTLADLSSTLEGLLSKYKKDSDDMEEKELALGLEMVAGNLKKVSSFLTDFRLKTNPNLVFWIEPPPQMAKDPFYYLFSQPKNTDEILANTLFPNMDSVVLTSATLSPTAGNFQYFLKEVGTSEVKTKTLNSPFQYQTHSLLFVPKQIADPVSDPKRNKIDLSYWITRLLKLSEGDAFVLFTSNKLLSELYEEIRNLVPYPIFAQTEMGPIAAKREFLANKNSVLFGVSSFWQGVDIKGDKLRNVIVTKLPFQVPTEPVLQAKMEDMEKKGKSPFWEMQVPKTCLLLRQGFGRLIRSQSDTGMVSILDPRIHTKSYGKNVLQSLPKGVPLITEFNDLERKFHLLPK